The DNA sequence TTTCAACACCGCCATAGCTCAGATGATGGTGTTCGTGAACGAGTGTTTCAAGGCAGAAGCGGCCTATAGATCCCTAATGGAGCCCTTCGTTCTGTGTCTATGTCCCTACGCTCCCCATATGGCGGAGGAGCTATGGGAGCGTCTCGGCCATAAGCCCTGTGCCTCCCTTCAGCCGTGGCCGTCCTACGATCCCGAGCTGGTCAAGGAGCCGGAGATAACCGTGGCGATTCAGGTAAACGGAAAGGTCCGGGAGAAGATACAGGTGTCCTCCGATGTGTCCGAGGACGAGTTGAGAAAGGCCGCCATGGAACATCCTGGGATAGTCGGCCGGATCGAGGGTAAGTCGGTCGTGAAGGTCATAGTAGTGCCAGGTCGACTGGTCAACGTGGTGGTGAAGTAGACGGTGCCCCATCTTGTGATAGTAAGCGCCGCTGAGTCCTCTCAGCGGCGTCTTCTGGTGGAGGCGGTGGAAAAGGCGAGATCCGACGGCTACGATGTCCTGGGCTCGTCGGAGGAGACGGATTGGAACGGGCTTTTCGCCGACGCCATGACCGCCGGTCTGTTCTCCTCCCGCTCCGCCCGGGTGATAGAGAAGGCCGAGGCAATGGGGAAGTTCCCCGATTCCTTGATACCCTCCTTGGAGGGCAGCGACGCCGATTACAGATTTATACTCCTCTATGGTGGTGGTTACAAGAAGTTTTTTCCCAAGGATGCGATCGCTTCCTCCTCCGTCGAGGAGGCCGAGCAGGTTCCCTTCTGGCCCTCTCAGAGGACCAAGTGGCTTTTAGCTCGGGCACGGTCCCTCAGGATAGACTTAGAGTACGATGCAGCCTCCCTGATGGTCGAATGGGTAGAGGAGCCGGAGGAGCTTCTGTCCGTCCTGTCCACCTTGGGGAATTTCGCCGACGGTGGGACGGTGGACTGCGACATGGTCGAGAAGCTGGTACTGAACCAGGAGGCCAAGGGTATGCTCCGCCTATTGGACGGTTTCTGTGCCAGGAAGGCGGGGAAGTGTCTTCAGGGTTTCTTGGAGCTCAGGGAGACCGGGGATGTTATCCCCACCATGGCCGCCCTGCACAAAAGGGTTCGCTTCGCCGCCTATCTTTCACTGACAGGCGGGGGCGATGCTGTGGAGAAGGCCTTCGGCATGACGAAATATCAAGCGAGACAGGCGAGGGACGCTGCGGGCAGGTACGACCGTCAGGAGCTGAAGGACCTTCTGGCCGGGGTGATCTCCCTATCCATGGCGGAACGTACCGGAGCGGGAGAGGGCTGGGCCGGATTTGAGAGATTGGTCCTTCAGTCCATGTGAGGTTACGGAGGCATAAAAAAAGAGAGGATGCGAATTCGCAACCTCTCGGTAGGGTCCTCTCGTCGAGGATTTCGGTGGTTTTGCTACGCCTTTGCCGTGGCCAAAGTCTTGACCTTGGCTGCCAACCGCGCTTTGCGGCGGGCTGCGGTGTTTTTGTGAACCACGCCCTTGACGACGGCCTTGTCCAAAACGGACTGAGCCATGTCGAGCCTCTTTGCGGCCAGCTCCACGTCACCGGCGGTGACGGACTCGAGCACTCTTTTTACCGCGGTCTTGCACCGGCTTTTCCAGTAACGGTTGTAAAGACGGTTTCTCTCGGACGTACGGACCCGTCTCCTGGCGGACTGTTTGTTGGGCATCCTCGACTCACCTCCTTGGTAAAATCATGGTGTATTATACACGCTCGTCGAACATTGAGCCATAGGCTACTTTCGGGCGCAAGACAAGATTGTATCAGAAAACGACGGTGATTGCATGACCGATTTATTCGGCCCAGATGGGCTTTTCTGCAACAACCTCTCCGGATTCGAATATCGTCCTCAACAGGAGAGGCTTTCTCAGGCGGTGTTGGGCCTGCTGGAGGGGAATTCCGGTCGAATTTTGGCCGCCGAAGCACCCCCAGGAGTGGGCAAGACCTTTGCCCTGTTGGCTCCGGCCATAACCTGGGGCAAGACTACGGGAAACACGGTTTTAGTGTTGACCTCCAGTATAACCCTTCAGGAACAGCTGATAAACAAGGACCTTCCGACCCTTTCGAAGGTGCTGGGAGTGGAGTTTTCCTTCGGTTTGCTGAAGGGGAGGGGCAACTACGCCTGCATGAGAAAGGCGTCGGAGCTCGGGGACGAGGGGTTGCTTTCCTTCAACGACAAGGGGGAGGCTTCCGGTGTGATACTGGAGTGGCTGGCTCTGACCGAGGAAGGGGATCTGTCCGAGGTACCTCTGCCGCCGGGGCATCCCGCGGTGGAGCGGATAGCCGGCAGTTTTCGAGGATGTCTGGGGGCCCGGTGCCCCTACAGGGATCGATGTTTCGTCCAGAAGGCCCTTCGGAACGCTTCGAAATGGACCGTGGTGGTAGCCAACTATCATCTTTATTTCTCCTACGCTTTCGGAAGAGGAGGCGCTTTCCCGGTTCCGGCCCGTCTGGTGCTCTGCGACGAGGCCCACAGGATGCCGGAGGCGGCGTCCTCGGTCTCGGCCGTAAGCACCAGGATGGACGACTGGATCAGACATCTCAGGAGGGTGCCGTCTCCCGGCTTGAACGAACTGGGAGCGAAGACGGTGGGCTACGATCAGCAGAAGACGCTGGACGATGTGAAGTCCTTGAATCGGGCGGTAAGGCTGTTTTTCGAGAGGCTCGATTCCTCAGGGATAAAAAACGGCCTTTTCATCGAGCCTCCGGAGGAGTTGGTCAGGGAGGGACTCGACGTCCTGGACCTGGCGGCTCCCATTGTAGCAACCGGTCGTCGTTTTTCCTCCTATCTGGATGATCTGGGGCCCTCCGGCGAGGAGATGGCTAGGGATGGAGCGGAGTATCTAGCCTGGGTACAGGTACTGGACGAGATGGGACAGGCCTTTCGGTGGTGTCTGGACGTTTCGGACTATCCCGATTGGACTTACTGGAAGGAGGACGGCGTCCTGGCGAGTGCTCCGAGCAGGTGTGGCGATATCCTGCCCGGGGCTTTCGGAGGGGACGATCCTCCCTATATGGTGGCTGTTTCCGCCACCATGGCTGTGGACGGGCGTTTCGACTATTGGAGCAGGGAGACCGGCCTC is a window from the Dethiosulfovibrio russensis genome containing:
- the holA gene encoding DNA polymerase III subunit delta yields the protein MPHLVIVSAAESSQRRLLVEAVEKARSDGYDVLGSSEETDWNGLFADAMTAGLFSSRSARVIEKAEAMGKFPDSLIPSLEGSDADYRFILLYGGGYKKFFPKDAIASSSVEEAEQVPFWPSQRTKWLLARARSLRIDLEYDAASLMVEWVEEPEELLSVLSTLGNFADGGTVDCDMVEKLVLNQEAKGMLRLLDGFCARKAGKCLQGFLELRETGDVIPTMAALHKRVRFAAYLSLTGGGDAVEKAFGMTKYQARQARDAAGRYDRQELKDLLAGVISLSMAERTGAGEGWAGFERLVLQSM
- the rpsT gene encoding 30S ribosomal protein S20 — protein: MPNKQSARRRVRTSERNRLYNRYWKSRCKTAVKRVLESVTAGDVELAAKRLDMAQSVLDKAVVKGVVHKNTAARRKARLAAKVKTLATAKA
- a CDS encoding ATP-dependent DNA helicase, whose amino-acid sequence is MTDLFGPDGLFCNNLSGFEYRPQQERLSQAVLGLLEGNSGRILAAEAPPGVGKTFALLAPAITWGKTTGNTVLVLTSSITLQEQLINKDLPTLSKVLGVEFSFGLLKGRGNYACMRKASELGDEGLLSFNDKGEASGVILEWLALTEEGDLSEVPLPPGHPAVERIAGSFRGCLGARCPYRDRCFVQKALRNASKWTVVVANYHLYFSYAFGRGGAFPVPARLVLCDEAHRMPEAASSVSAVSTRMDDWIRHLRRVPSPGLNELGAKTVGYDQQKTLDDVKSLNRAVRLFFERLDSSGIKNGLFIEPPEELVREGLDVLDLAAPIVATGRRFSSYLDDLGPSGEEMARDGAEYLAWVQVLDEMGQAFRWCLDVSDYPDWTYWKEDGVLASAPSRCGDILPGAFGGDDPPYMVAVSATMAVDGRFDYWSRETGLDPDDTLLLDSPFPLSEQMELLVVDLGIAVTDGRYDDRVCRVVRKLCKENGGASLVLLSSTRLLKRVGGYLRRCSEDGYTVLIQGDLPKVELLRRFREDESSVLVGTVSFREGVDVPGDSLTQVIIDRIPFPHPDDPIQRARRDLEGPSSFIKSVLPNAKMHLRQAVGRLIRSYGDKGRVAVLDGRLVSRKNWRVLDSLPEVPIRKIRVVDRAVDPTGGV